The Bacteroidia bacterium genome has a window encoding:
- a CDS encoding VRR-NUC domain-containing protein — MKPFLHSQSPLHKEATLQMRCVRYWRTRYRPNQDEYYLLYKVHNEGKKSKYQAARDKALGIVAGAADINIDLPRHGYNGLRIEFKTLKGKQTTQQKRVQIALEKNGYLYKVIQTFEDFVELINWYLQD; from the coding sequence ATGAAACCCTTCTTACACTCTCAATCTCCCTTACACAAAGAGGCAACCTTACAAATGCGCTGTGTAAGGTATTGGCGCACACGCTACCGCCCCAATCAGGACGAATACTACCTGCTCTACAAAGTCCACAACGAGGGCAAAAAGAGTAAATACCAAGCTGCAAGAGATAAAGCATTAGGAATCGTGGCAGGCGCAGCAGATATCAACATCGACTTGCCCCGACACGGGTACAACGGACTGCGAATAGAATTTAAAACCCTAAAAGGGAAACAAACCACCCAACAAAAGCGCGTCCAAATAGCATTGGAAAAAAATGGCTACCTTTACAAGGTAATCCAAACTTTTGAAGATTTTGTTGAGTTAATTAATTGGTATTTACAAGATTAA
- a CDS encoding PBSX family phage terminase large subunit, translating into MRVEINIHADNFNHFVPALSRVRARIPMVMGGAGAGKSVAVAQILILSRVVTEGQSGIALRKYETDVRKSIFPLMKWVINQFGLAKYFRINKTRMHFQFIPNGAEVYCLGVSDPESLKSITVEKGSLNWAWLEEANQFKINDFREIQRRIRGISAYPKQFWMTFNPVSKLNWLKKELIDKNEPGIELFKFTYKDNVFLSQDDKEILENLAQTSPHDYRIYTLGEWGEPSSGLVFPHYEVITQSVWDALPKDVDTIFGIDWGYNAPTAVAEYKILKENTGLPSVFARQILYQTGLVTDDIIRVIKPLVTGKYVYCDGAEPDRIAQLREVGILAKAWDKDVLTSIDFCKRLKLFVLGKDFENELENYRWLENTDKVDPKSEDHLIDTFRGAVWTHLRNHFAYRLLPLSYK; encoded by the coding sequence ATGCGAGTAGAAATTAATATACATGCTGATAATTTTAACCATTTTGTGCCTGCGCTTTCGCGTGTCCGTGCGCGAATCCCAATGGTGATGGGAGGCGCTGGTGCAGGCAAGTCTGTTGCAGTTGCACAAATCCTAATACTTAGCCGTGTTGTAACAGAAGGGCAAAGTGGTATTGCACTCCGTAAGTATGAAACAGATGTGCGCAAGTCTATTTTCCCGTTGATGAAATGGGTGATTAATCAATTTGGATTGGCAAAATATTTTCGCATCAACAAAACCCGAATGCACTTCCAATTTATTCCTAACGGTGCAGAGGTGTATTGTTTAGGGGTTTCAGACCCTGAGAGTTTAAAGTCTATAACAGTCGAAAAAGGTTCGTTGAATTGGGCGTGGCTGGAAGAAGCCAACCAATTTAAAATAAACGATTTTAGGGAGATACAGCGGCGTATAAGAGGGATATCCGCGTATCCTAAGCAATTTTGGATGACATTTAACCCTGTTAGTAAGTTAAATTGGTTAAAAAAGGAACTTATTGACAAAAATGAGCCGGGTATAGAGTTGTTTAAGTTTACGTACAAGGACAATGTTTTTTTAAGTCAAGATGACAAGGAGATATTGGAAAACTTAGCACAGACCAGTCCACACGATTATCGCATATATACATTGGGGGAATGGGGGGAACCCAGTTCCGGGTTGGTGTTTCCACACTATGAAGTGATAACACAGTCTGTTTGGGATGCGTTGCCAAAAGACGTGGATACTATTTTTGGTATAGATTGGGGTTACAACGCCCCGACGGCTGTTGCCGAGTATAAAATTTTAAAGGAAAATACTGGCTTGCCTTCTGTTTTTGCAAGGCAAATTTTGTATCAAACCGGTTTAGTAACAGATGATATTATTAGGGTTATCAAGCCATTGGTAACAGGCAAGTATGTGTATTGCGATGGAGCAGAGCCTGATAGGATTGCCCAATTAAGGGAGGTGGGTATATTGGCAAAGGCTTGGGACAAAGATGTGTTAACAAGTATAGATTTTTGCAAGCGGTTAAAATTGTTTGTTTTAGGGAAGGATTTTGAAAACGAATTGGAAAATTACAGGTGGTTAGAAAACACGGATAAGGTAGACCCTAAGAGTGAAGACCATTTGATTGATACTTTTAGGGGTGCTGTGTGGACGCATTTGCGCAATCATTTTGCTTACAGGCTGCTACCGTTAAGTTACAAATAG